The segment ATTTTAACGGCGTAGGTTCCGTAACGTGGAAACTCACTCTGGACACCGGCAAGAGCGTGGACCTGGGCTACACCTGGAACTACTACTGGCGGTAACGGTCAGAGGGAAACGGGGAAAGGAGGAAACGGGGAAATGACCACGGCCATTTCCCCGTTTCCCCATTTCCATCTGAGCGTTCCACAATGCCCTTGGGAGGATACATGAATCGCTACTGGGTGATCCGTACCGATAAGGCTTCGACCGACTGGATATGGAGCGAACTGCAGGAAGGACGCTTGCGACAGGGCTGGGGATATCGCGACGATCAGGACCTCCATCAGATTTCCGCGCTGGCGGCGGCCGGCACGCCGCTGAACGACGATCAGCGGTACACATGGCGCGGCAATCGCCGCCTCTTGGAGACGGAGCCGGACGGCGTCACACCCGGCGACTTCGTCCTCCTACCTCACTTGCCCTCCCAAGGCTCGTGGTCGATAGCACGTGTCTCCGGCCCGTACCGATGGGAGAGCCCCAGCTTCCCGAACGCCGGTGCAGATCCGGATTTCGGGCATATCCTCCCGGTTGAGCTCGTTTCGAAGCGGCCAATCAACCCGTTCGAGGACGCTGCATCAGCGCGCCTGCGCCAGACTATGCACGTGCTTTCGCGCATGTGGAACATCGACAGTCTCGCGGCGGACGTTGAGGAACTCGTTGAGGCGGCCGGAACGGTGTTGGCCGAACCACCCCTCACGTCGCTTGATCGGTTGCCTAAGGTGCTCTCCGCCATTGAGGCCGCCGCATGGGAGGCGCTTCAGAAGCAGTTCCACGGCGCGGAGTTTGAGCGACCGTGTGTTCTTCTACTGGAGAGCCTCTACGGCGACGAGAACGTCGAGCATACCGGGGGCTCCGGAGAGCGCGGCGCCGACGCGATCTGCAACTACACGGACCCCCTGGGATTGAGCCACCGCCTCGTGGTCCAGATCAAGATGTGGAACTCGGAAGCCGACTGGACGCGCCCGCTTGAACAGCTTAGCCAAGCGTACGAGGCCTACGATGGCATCACCGGCGGTGTCATTCTCTCGACCTCAGAGAGCGTTAGCGATCGTTTCGAGGCACTTCGGCGCGAACTGGAAACCGAACTCCACATTCCGATCAAGGTCATTCTCCGTCGCGACCTGATCCGGCTCTTTGTGGCGCACCTGTCGGAGCTTGTAGAATCCTAGCGATTGCTCCATCTTAGGAGCGCCGCTTGCGTAACTCCATTTTCCCGGTTTGCCGTACATTTGTGTCTTTGTGTCTTTGTGGTTAGCATTCACCGTAGGAGGTTCCCTTTGAACAATTGGAGAGCACTGCTGGTGGGCGCGGGCGGGATGGGCCGCGCGTGGGGAAAAAACCTGCACGATTGTGAGCGGGTGGAACTCGCCGGCTGGGTGGACATCCTGCCGGACGCCGCCGTTCAAGCAGCGGACGAACTCGGTGTGAAGATGCACACGGGCGAAGACCTCTCCAAGGCACTCGCGGAGGTCAAGCCCGATTTTGTAGTGGACGTGACCGTGCCGGAAGCTCATCGCGAGGTGACTTGCGCCGCCCTTGCCGCTGGTGTGCCGGTCATCGGCGAGAAACCGATGGCCGAAAGCATGGACAGCGCGCGGGCAATGGTCGCCGCGTCCGAAAAAGCCGGCAAACTCTACATGGTCAGCCAGAGCCGACGCTACGATGCGCGCATCGCCGCCTTCCGCAAACTTGTTGCCGAACGCGTCGGCCCGCCCGAGATCCTCAACTCCGACTTCTATATCGGCGCCCATTTTGGCGGTTTTCGCGACGAAATGCCGCACGTCCTGCTTCTGGATATGTCGATCCACACGTTTGACGCCGCGCGCTACGTATCCGGGGCGGATCCCGTAAGCGTTTACTGCGAGGAATTCAACCCATCGTGGTCGTGGTACAAAGGCGCGGCGTGCGCGACGGCGATGTTCGAGATGACCGGAGGCATTCGCTATACGTATCGCGGCAGTTGGTGCGCCGAGGGCCGGCACACATCGTGGGAGGCGGATTGGCGCGCGGCGGGTCCGGCCGGAAGCGCGACCTGGGACGGGCAGAACGCGCCGCTGGCCGATCTCGTAACCGGCACGGAGGGCTTCCATCGCGACACCGTAACGATCGAGGGGTACGTGGAGGACGGCGTGCCGGCAGGCATCGCCGGGTCGCTGCGGGATTTTCTGGCCGCGCTGGATACCGGCCGGCTCCCGATGGGCGAGTGTCACGACAACATCAAGAGCCTTGCGATGGTCTTCGCGGCGATCGAGAGCGCCGAAACCGGCCAACGGGTGCGAGTCTGAGGGGAATAGACCGATCTGGTGTTCCCTCGATACCCTCGGTTGGATTTCATGGAAATGGGTATAAATACCCTGCCACCCATTAGCGAGTGGCAATACCCGAACGTGCTGGGCAAACGTGGAGCGCCGTCTCATACGACGCGGTGAAAGGAATCGCCGTGAAGACAGTAGATTTCGCCGAACGCAAGTTCGCTCCCCCCCCCCCCTCCGCCTGCTTGCTGTACTTAGCATCGTGGGCCTTCTCTCCGTAGACGCCCCCGCCACACCCCCCACACCGTGGCAAGGCTCTGACCTTCCCACGCCATACACCACCGTGAACACTCTAACGGGTTCTGCCTGCACGGCTGTGCCCCTCGCTGGTTGGAAGGGCCGCGGTTTGTCAGTGGCCCTCGCATATTTCCACAACGACTCGCCCTACACTGGAACGCCGGAATGGCGCCACTCCTACGATTACCAACTGCTTCCGCTGGAAGACGACGGATGGCGCCTCGTTGAACCGAACGGCCTCACGAAGGATTTCACTTACGCAGACGGTTTCGTCGAGGTAGCAGGATACTTCGATAAGCTCTATATCTCGGCGAACTATTCAAATGCACTCTCGGAGCTGACTGTCGAGAGAAAGAACGGCACGCGCCTCATCTTTGCCTCCCTGGACCCTGCTGCGGAAGATCCCATTGGGCCGGATACACCGATTGGCGTCGAAAGTGAGGACCCGCCTCTCCTATTACGCCAGATAGTGGATCGGAACGGGAACGCCATCACCCTTCATTACGGGACTGGATCCTACGCGGCGAGGCTGAATCAGGTAACAGACCCTACCGGCCGGAACCTTAACTTCAGCTACAACGGCGCAACCACCACCATTACTGACCCATCTGGGCAGACCTGGACCGTTAGCCGCGGGAGCGCGGCGGAAATCACCAGCATCGTCAACACCCCGGCCACAACGTCGCCGGCCACAAGCCCGTCCAGCAGAACGTTTAGCTTCACTTATAACACCAACCACACCATCGCCGCGATGCGGGACTGGAAGACCAACGCCACCCGCACTGGTCAAAACGCAAGCGACACAACCTACTCCTATACCTATAATTCGGGAGTCATTTCCCGTGTTGACGGGCCGAGCTGGCTAACGGCCAACGAACGGCCTGCCACGGCATATTCCTTCAGCGGAAATCCGCAGACGACAACCATCGGCCAGAAAACGGGCTACACCGGCAGCGCTGATACTTTCAGCACCACAACGCAGCTTTACCTTACAACAGGGGAATTGGGCACGGTAACGAAGTGGATGGGCTCCAGCAGCAGCCAGAACGATCCACACACCGATTACACATATACCGACAACCACCTTCCGGCAGGAATGGCACGGTCAACAGGAGGCGAAGTTAACATTGACTACGTCGATACGTCAACAGGCGACATTTCCAAAGTCTATCCGATGGGCACTGTCAATGGAATTACGTATACATATTCCGACGCAAATAACCCTCACCTTCCGACGCTCGTAAACGACATGTGGGGGTGGGGCACAATCTACAAATACGATCCTTGCGGTAACTTGACCGATGTCTGGGATGCGAACCACACCGCACAGGCGCCGGATCCGGCAGATGATGCCGATCCCGATTTGACCCGCCTGCACACACACTACAAGGTGGATTCGCACGGGCAGATTTTCGCGGCATCCAACACTGCCGTGAGGGCATACACGTTGAACAGCCAGGACACTGACGCCGATCCCATGCCCAATCAGTGGCGATACCACTACGATAGCCATGGGAATCTGGATAAGGTGTGGCGGCCGAATGGCACGCCATCTGGGACTTGGTATTCCACGACTACGCCGGACCAGACGGCTCACTACATTTCAGCCCTATCGCGTCGTGACTGGTCCAAGAAATCCTCGACCGATGCGCAGGTCAACTTTCACTACGATGGATACGAACGTCTGAAGGGGATTGACATCGATAACACGGCGGGCGATGAGATCACATATTCGTATGATGAGAACCATTTGCTCGCCGGGATGGTCGATCCGACGGGAGCCACGTCTTGGACGCTGGACGCCCTGAACCGCGTCACGCAGGAAGGCAAAGACAGCGGTACTCTGGGCTGGACCTACCGTGCCGATGGCCAGCTCAACACGTTCACCAATCGCGACAACGTCACCACAGCGTTCACTTATACCGATGGTGGTCTGCTGGACACGGCAACGGGTCCGTGGGGCACAGGCAATCCCGTTGAATTCCTGCACCGCGAATGTGCGTGCAGCGGTAATGTTGACGGAGTAAACTACCCGGGTGATCCTGGTATTGCATGGCGCAACGCCGCCGATGCCTACGGTGGGTCGCACGGAGGCATCTATTACGAACGGGATAGCAATCCTCAGCACGAATACAATGCAGCGATCGACCCCCAACTGTTCTGGGAGAAGATACATACGCTGACTCTGAACGAATTTGGGCAGGATCCATCTGCCGTCAAGATGATTCAGAGCAGCGGACCGGACAACCTCTCACGTGTCGAGATGTTCAGTGACACCGTCGATCCGCTTCATCGAACTACGGACGACGAAGTCTCATACGTGACATACTTCGATCCTCAGAACCCGGAGACCCAGACGCTGGGCGACGCTATCAGTACCCGATCCTATACGTTCGACGACACCGGCAGTCCCGGCAACCGTTACCAAGTCCGGAACGCCGGCAATTCCTTGCTGGAGACATACTCCTTCGATTCCCTTGGGCGCAACCGGCTGGACACTGTGGCGTACCCAGATTATGTTACCGACTACTACTCATATGACGCCGCCGGCAACGTAAGCGACGTATACTCAACCCCTAGTGTCGGCGACCGAATCTACACGTCCGATGCTTTGAACCACCTGGCATCCATCCAAGCCCCTGATGCTCCCGGCTACGGGCGCGTACAGTTCGTATTCGACGGTTTGGGGCGGCTTGCTCAGGTCAAAGACGATTACGGTACCCTCATTGGTCGATTCTACTATGCGGGTAACCGCCTGGTGTATCAGGACGACGGCCAGAACTACACTTCAGTCTCGTACCAGTGGGCAGGCGGCAGGCTCCTGTCGCAGCAGCAAAACAGCGCCATCTTCTGGTACTTGCTGGACACTCGCGGCGACGTCGTTGCGTTAGTCGATGCTTCTAATAATCTCGCGGCGCATTACGTGTACGACGCATTCGGGCAGGAACTTCAGGACAGTTTCGAAGGCGACGAGATCCTGGTCCCCAACCCCCTCCGGTATCGCGGAAACATCGGCTACATGCAGGTCTTCCAGTCTTCAGAAGGTCCGGCTTTCTCCCTCTATAATGTCGGCGCCCGCACCTACCATACCGGCACCGGGCGGTGGATGCAGGAAGATCCCCTTCTTGGCTTCCAGTCTGATCCTCTCTCGTTCAACCGATACCTGTATTGCAACGCTGATCCAGTCTTGGCATCAGACCCAAGCGGACTTGCGCCATTCAATTATGGAATGGCGCCAAGTTGCTTTGGTTCATTCGTCCCCTGCAACCCAAATGACCCGGCTGATCAACCACCAGGATGGTGGGGGTACGTGGGGGCCGGCGCGGGTGTTTCCATCGGCGCTTACGGATTAGGAATGCTCGGCATTTCCGCGGCTGCGGCCGCGGCCGGCACAGGCGGCGCGGTTGAGACTGCAACAACGGCGGGAACCTCTGCAGGGGGTTATATGGGTTTGGGTAGCCTTATCACCGGAGTCGGCACCGAAATTGCGGCGGCGTTCGACAAAAAGTCCAATGAGCTCTTCTGCGCGATGGTGGACGCGGTCGCCAGGGCCATGATACTCGGTGACAAGTTGCCTAAGAACCTAGTGTTTCCTAATATCGTCGCGTTCGGTTTCTTGCGTTGTTGTGTTCGCGTGGCCCCAGAGTGCCTATCGAAGACCGCTTCGTGGCATATGGCGGAACGAGGA is part of the Armatimonadota bacterium genome and harbors:
- a CDS encoding RHS repeat-associated core domain-containing protein, coding for MALAYFHNDSPYTGTPEWRHSYDYQLLPLEDDGWRLVEPNGLTKDFTYADGFVEVAGYFDKLYISANYSNALSELTVERKNGTRLIFASLDPAAEDPIGPDTPIGVESEDPPLLLRQIVDRNGNAITLHYGTGSYAARLNQVTDPTGRNLNFSYNGATTTITDPSGQTWTVSRGSAAEITSIVNTPATTSPATSPSSRTFSFTYNTNHTIAAMRDWKTNATRTGQNASDTTYSYTYNSGVISRVDGPSWLTANERPATAYSFSGNPQTTTIGQKTGYTGSADTFSTTTQLYLTTGELGTVTKWMGSSSSQNDPHTDYTYTDNHLPAGMARSTGGEVNIDYVDTSTGDISKVYPMGTVNGITYTYSDANNPHLPTLVNDMWGWGTIYKYDPCGNLTDVWDANHTAQAPDPADDADPDLTRLHTHYKVDSHGQIFAASNTAVRAYTLNSQDTDADPMPNQWRYHYDSHGNLDKVWRPNGTPSGTWYSTTTPDQTAHYISALSRRDWSKKSSTDAQVNFHYDGYERLKGIDIDNTAGDEITYSYDENHLLAGMVDPTGATSWTLDALNRVTQEGKDSGTLGWTYRADGQLNTFTNRDNVTTAFTYTDGGLLDTATGPWGTGNPVEFLHRECACSGNVDGVNYPGDPGIAWRNAADAYGGSHGGIYYERDSNPQHEYNAAIDPQLFWEKIHTLTLNEFGQDPSAVKMIQSSGPDNLSRVEMFSDTVDPLHRTTDDEVSYVTYFDPQNPETQTLGDAISTRSYTFDDTGSPGNRYQVRNAGNSLLETYSFDSLGRNRLDTVAYPDYVTDYYSYDAAGNVSDVYSTPSVGDRIYTSDALNHLASIQAPDAPGYGRVQFVFDGLGRLAQVKDDYGTLIGRFYYAGNRLVYQDDGQNYTSVSYQWAGGRLLSQQQNSAIFWYLLDTRGDVVALVDASNNLAAHYVYDAFGQELQDSFEGDEILVPNPLRYRGNIGYMQVFQSSEGPAFSLYNVGARTYHTGTGRWMQEDPLLGFQSDPLSFNRYLYCNADPVLASDPSGLAPFNYGMAPSCFGSFVPCNPNDPADQPPGWWGYVGAGAGVSIGAYGLGMLGISAAAAAAGTGGAVETATTAGTSAGGYMGLGSLITGVGTEIAAAFDKKSNELFCAMVDAVARAMILGDKLPKNLVFPNIVAFGFLRCCVRVAPECLSKTASWHMAERGRAESAELTALP
- a CDS encoding Gfo/Idh/MocA family oxidoreductase; translation: MNNWRALLVGAGGMGRAWGKNLHDCERVELAGWVDILPDAAVQAADELGVKMHTGEDLSKALAEVKPDFVVDVTVPEAHREVTCAALAAGVPVIGEKPMAESMDSARAMVAASEKAGKLYMVSQSRRYDARIAAFRKLVAERVGPPEILNSDFYIGAHFGGFRDEMPHVLLLDMSIHTFDAARYVSGADPVSVYCEEFNPSWSWYKGAACATAMFEMTGGIRYTYRGSWCAEGRHTSWEADWRAAGPAGSATWDGQNAPLADLVTGTEGFHRDTVTIEGYVEDGVPAGIAGSLRDFLAALDTGRLPMGECHDNIKSLAMVFAAIESAETGQRVRV
- a CDS encoding restriction endonuclease; this encodes MNRYWVIRTDKASTDWIWSELQEGRLRQGWGYRDDQDLHQISALAAAGTPLNDDQRYTWRGNRRLLETEPDGVTPGDFVLLPHLPSQGSWSIARVSGPYRWESPSFPNAGADPDFGHILPVELVSKRPINPFEDAASARLRQTMHVLSRMWNIDSLAADVEELVEAAGTVLAEPPLTSLDRLPKVLSAIEAAAWEALQKQFHGAEFERPCVLLLESLYGDENVEHTGGSGERGADAICNYTDPLGLSHRLVVQIKMWNSEADWTRPLEQLSQAYEAYDGITGGVILSTSESVSDRFEALRRELETELHIPIKVILRRDLIRLFVAHLSELVES